The stretch of DNA TAATGACCCTATTGCGTAAAATAGGGGGACGCATGTTTGGGGTAATACTTTGGAACGATCAAATTAGTAACCGTGCTGTGATTTGGTGTGAAGATCACGGGGACTTAGCTTTTTTGAACAGTTCTGTTCTTCAAGGTCACAACGTTTGCAAGATCGAAGCTGGTGATCTGGTGCAATTTGATATTGCCGACGATGGCAACATGCGTTTGGCGACTAATGCACAATTGGTACAGCCCGACGCATATCCGCAGCTGGCCTCCAGTTTGAAGACTGTACAAGATCCGAAAAAGGCGATGGAAATTGAGACGGGGCAGACTGGTGGTGCAAAGGTCATTCCCTTTGGCACGCCGCGTAAGCTACGGGCAAGTAAAGGCCCGGCAATACCAGGTGGTCAGCAGCTTAGAAGTGTCTGAGAAAGGTTCGCTTTTCCGCGCGGAAAGTTCATGGTCATTTACCGCTAAAAAGCCCTGATCGCATATATCGCGATCAGGGCTTTTGATTTTGTAATTGATATCGTTCTAAACAAACGTCAAAGAGCAGATCAACGTCCGCGTGACAGGGCTGCGACACCGGTCCGGGCGATACGGCCTAGTCCCAGCGGGCGCATTAGTTCAGCGAAGGCATCGATCTTATCAGGTGCGCCTGTCAGCTCGAACACAAAGCTTTCATGTGTTGAATCGACGACCTGTGCCCTGAAAATCTCGGCGAGACGCAACGCTTCGACCCGTTGCTCGCCTGAGCCATGCACTCGAACCAAAGCCAGCTCGCGTTCAACTGAATCACCTTCGACCGTAAGATCATGCACCTCATGGACCGAGACAATCCGCCCAAGCTGTGCCTTGATCTGTTCGATGATCTGTGGCGTTCCTTTGGTTACGATCGTGATGCGCGACATGTGTCCAGTATGGTCAACTTCGGCCACGGTCAGGCTATCGATGTTATAGCCACGGCCTGAAAATAGACCAATCACACGTGCCAGAACGCCGGGTTCGTTGTCGACGATTACGGCCAATGTGTGCGATTCAACCACGTCGGAAAACGTAGGGCGCAGGTTATAGGCCGAATGCTTGTTCGCGCCTTTTTTGATTTTTAGAGCAGACATTTATACGCCTTTCCTTTGGATGTGTGTCAGCGAAGAAGAAACGCTTACACAAGCACCGCGCCAGTATTTCCGATTGCGTCTTCGGTTGATGCTTCACCCAGCAACATTTTGTTATGTGGCTCACCTGATGGGATCATCGGGAAGCAGTTTTCATGCTTTTCAACCAGACAGTCGAAAATCACGGGCCCGTCGTAGTTGATCATTTCCATGATTGCGTCATCCAGATCCGCCGGATCTGAGCAGATGATGCCTTTGGCGCCAAACGCTTCGGCGAGTTTCACAAAGTCGGGCAGAGATTCTGACCAGCTGTGCGAATAGCGCTGTCCATGCAGCAGCTCTTGCCACTGGCGTACCATGCCAAGGCGTTCATTGTTAAGAATGAACTGTTTCACCGGCAGATTGAACTGCATCGCTGTGCCCATTTCCTGCATGTTCATCAGCCACGAGGCCTCGCCTGCCACGTTGATAACCAATGATTCCGGGTGTGCCATCTGCGCACCGATTGAGGCCGGGAAGCCATAGCCCATAGTGCCCAAGCCACCCGAGGTCATCCAGCGGTTTGGGTCCTCGAAGTTCAGATATTGCGCCGCCCACATCTGGTGTTGGCCAACTTCGGTGCAGATATAGCGATCGTGATCTTTAGTCAGAGCTTCAAGTCGGGACAGCGCATGCTGTGGCCGGATGACTTTGCCTTCTTGAGTGAATGCCAGACAGTTGACCTTTTTCCAGTCTTCGATCATCGCCCACCATTGCTGCAGACCTTCGCGGTTGACCTTGCGGCCACGCGATTTCCAAACCTTGAGCAGGTCTTCCAACACGTGACCTACATCGCCCACAATTGGAATGTCCGCCTTGATTACCTTGTTGATCGAGGATGGATCGATATCGATGTGCGCCTTGATTGAACCCGGGCTGAACGCATCGACGCGCCCGGTGATCCGGTCATCAAAACGCGCACCGATGTTAATCATCAGATCGCAGTCATGCATGGCCATGTTGGCCTCATAAAGACCGTGCATACCCAGCATGCCCAACCAGCTTTTGCCCGAGGCTGGATAAGCGCCCAGGCCCATCAGGGTTGAGGTAATCGGAATACCTGTGGCCTCAACCAACTCACGTAAAAGCTGGCTTGCGGCTGTGCCGGAATTGATCACGCCACCACCTGTGTAAAACAGGGGGCGCTCAGCAGTTTCCAGCGCCTCAACCAGTTCGGTGATCGTTTCCAGATCGCCTTTGACAGGAGGTTGATAATGACTGGTTTTAGCCTTGCCGGGAGGGGTGTATTCGGCGCTGGCGAACTGAACATCCTTGGGGATGTCGACAACAACCGGGCCGGGGCGGCCAGAGGTGGCAACGTGGAACGCCTGATGCAGAGTGTCCGACAGATCACCGGTGTCTTTGACCAGCCAGTTGTGCTTGGTGCAAGGGCGGGTGATGCCAACTGTGTCGGCTTCCTGAAAGGCATCGTTGCCGATCATGAAGGTCGGAACCTGCCCGGTCAAAACTACTAGCGGGATGGAATCAAGCAACGCATCGGTGATGCCGGTCACGGCATTGGTCGCCCCTGGACCGGATGTCACTAGAACAACACCGGGCTTGCCTGTTGAACGGGCATACCCTTCAGCGGCATGAACCGCACCTTGTTCGTGGCGGACAAGTACGTGGCGAATATCGTTTTGCTGAAAGATTTCGTCATAAATCGGTAGCACGGCGCCACCGGGGTATCCGAACACGACATCCACACCCTGATCCCTCAAGGTTTGGACTACCATTTTCGCTCCGCTCATCTGACGTGTCATACTATCGCTCCGTTCGTGACGTCATCGTTATACGCATAAAAAAAGCCCCCGATCTTCGGGGGCGCATGGGGTACCGTTATGGTGTCCGTTACCGGCCCATGCGCCTTTTGCCTAGAATTACGACTAGCGCGTTCATTGCGCGACTCCTTCGCTGCGTGTGCGAGACACTATGTCTGTGGAAAAGGGGCGTCAACCGGTTTTGCGAGAATTATTACTGAAATTGGCGCATTTCTTTACATTTATTGCGCGTGATTTTTTTGAACCCTTGTTTTAAAACATAAAAGTTCATGCAATTTGGGGCATGAACAACTAGTTTACCTCTGCCTCATGATCAATCAGCTTGACCATATGCCAGCGGATCACATCGCTGCGCACCGGATCCAAGTCCCGCACGCGTTTTGACAGGCCCACTAGCTGACTGCGGTGAAAGGGAATAAGTGTTCCCGAGGTGTCGGCTAGATGTTCTTGCGCGCGAATGTACAGGTGTCGCCGAGCCTCAAAATTCAGCTCTTTGCGAGCGGCCAGTAACATCAGCTCAAAGTTTGGGTCACGGTAATAGCTTTCATTGCCGTTGGCGTTTGAATGATAGGCTTCATTCAGCACCTGATCTGCGGGGCGGGCGGACCAACTGGTGGCGAAACCATCCTTGTTTTTCCAGATCTCTGTCCAGTATCCATCGGCAGAGGCCTTAACGATGTTGACGTTAATACCTGCCTTGGCAACTTGCTGCTGAAAGGCAACGGCCATCGCTGACCAAGCTTGATCTATCGTCGATATATGCAGGTCAACATTGATGCCATAGGGATAGCCTGCCTCGGCCAGCAATGCCCGCGCAGCTCCGATATCCTGTGGGCAGCTCATCGTGGCGCGGTACTGGTCATCTGGGGCAACGGGGGTGTCGCAGGATATTGTGCCCCCCCCGTCCAATGCCAGTTTCAACAGCTCCTCACGATCAACTGCCAAACGGATCGCGCGGCGGACACGGGCATCGGTAAAGGGCGCGATATCAGTTCGAAAGACAAAGCCTGACCAGTTGCCGGTGGGAATGTCTTGAATGATGTAACGGTCTGATTTTGACAAAGCACGGCGAAGTAGGGGCAAAATGCCACGTTCCATATCCAGCTGTCCGGCCAAAAATGCCTGCAACCGCGCCTGGGAATCCGGCACACCTATAATTTCCATGCGTTCAATGTAGGGCGCGCCCTCCCAGTAGTCGGGATTGGCCACAAGTTGTGTGATACCGTCAGGGTCAAACTTTTCGACCATGAAAGGACCGGTGCCGATACCGGTTTGGGCGATTTTTCCGCCAGAGCCATCAGGGATAATCCGTAATCTGGGGTCCATCAGTAAAAGAGGAAGATCGGCAAAAGTTGATTTCAGGCTAAAACGAACCGTCAGATCGTCCGGTGCATCGATATTGGTCATCATTTTGAGCAATGATTGAGCGGGGCTATTGGTGGCAGGGTCAAGCGTGCGATTAAAAGTATAAACTACATCGCTAGCATCAAATGTACTGCCATCGTGGAACCGCACGCCATCACGCAGCCTTATGGTCCAAACTGTGCCGTCTTTGTTGGTGTACCATTCGGTCGCAAGGTCCGGCTGCGGCAGGCCATCAGAGTCGGGGCGGGCCAGCCGGTTCATGATCTTTTCCGTAACTTGCAACACCCGGCCTTGTGAGATTGGATCAAGGCTGGATCGATCTCCTTTGCCAACATCATGAGCCTGCCGGAAGACGCTGTCAGATTGAGCTAAGACAAGCTGTGCCACAAACGTCATGGCGATAGTCATGGTGATCAGCAGGCGCATGGTTCATCCCGGTCTGGTAGCTGGATTGATTTGTGGCCGATCTGGCCCAATAAATCAAATGTTACGCAGATTTGTGAAGGGATGTGATGAAAGATAAACGCACCGATTGTTTGGATGGGGCTTAGTCGTTCAGGACCCACTCTTCAGAATCGAGATGAAATGTCACCATGCGGCTTGCAGAAGGCTTTGGCAGGGTCCGTTTTTCGCGTTTGCGCAGTACCAAACCGTGCAGGCGTTCCAGCACTGTTGGTTTTCGTCGTATCGTGCGCATTTCTGCGCGATAGGCACCAGGAACCTGCTGAGATAATTGATCACCCTCAAACGTGAATGATCCTAGGTGAGCGTTCACAACGTGAAGTTCATTTTGTTTTGCGAGTGATTTCCATAGAAAATAATCACCGGCCAGTTTGAATGTCTTAAGGCGCTCAAGATCAATCTGAAAATCCTCACTAGAACGCCAAAGAGTGCTTTCTTGTTGAATAGCATCCAGCCGCGTGCCGTACATGCCGCAGTCAATCAGGTTGCGATGGAAAGGGTGGCGCAGGCGACCATCGTGAATATGCCCAAAGCAGTTTCGTGCAATGGCGCGACCTGTCAGCCACTTGATTTTCTCGTATTTGCCAAACACCATCGAAACGATTTCGAAGGTATAGCGATCATACCGTTCGCCAGCGGGCAAATAACTTGTTACGTCGCTTTCGGATATCTTCGCCAAGCCCTTGGCCAAAGCGTCGTACATGCCGTTGTCTGGTTCTGATATAATATCGATGCGAGGGTCATCAAACGCGCGGACATGTTCAAGCGTATCATCGGTTGATGCACCGTCGACAACGATCACATGAACACTGTCTGCGCCCTTGAGGACCGAAGCCTGCTGTAGCAGGCTTTCGATCGTAGTGACAATCTTCGAACCAGAGTTGAAAACGGGAATGACGATTGAATACTTCATATCTGACCAATAGCTCTACCAAGGGGTGCATGCCGCTTTTCACGGAAATTGCCCCCTTTGGCAAGGCTGGGCTGGATGGGATGCCGCGGAACGTTACGCTGTTCAGGGCTCAGCGCGCTGAACCATCCCAAACAGATCACGCGGGTCATCTGGATCGGCCAAAAGGTCCAGATCGATGAACAGCCCTGTGCCTTTGATATGATCGCGGACATAACGCAGAGCACTGAAATCTTCGATAGCAAATCCGACGCTGTCGAACAGTGTGATCTGCTCGGCGCTGGTGCGGCCTTGGGTTTTGCCAGAAATTACTTCCCACATCTCTGTAACGGGGTGATCATCTGCCATCTGCTGAATCTCACCCTCGATACGAGTTTGCTCAGGGAACTCCACAAAAATATCGCTGCGGTGCAAGATCGCCGGTGCCAGTTCGGTTTTGCCGGGGCAATCGCCGCCGATGGCATTGATGTGGACGCCTGATCCAATCATGTTGTCGGTCAGAATTGTGGCGCACTGCTTATCGGCGGTGCAGGTGGTGATGATCTGTGCGCCTTCCATCGAGGCTTCGGCCGATGTGCATTTCACAACGTTCAACCCCATACCGGCCAGATTGCGGGCGGCTTTGTCTGTTGCGGCTGGGTCTATGTCATACAGGCGGACGCTATCGATGCCACAGATCGCCTTCATCGCGAGGCTTTGGAATTCCGATTGTGCGCCATTGCCGATCATCGCCATGGTGGTCGAACCTTTCGGTGCCAAGTATTTGGCCACCATGGCCGAGGTGGCCGCTGTGCGCAGTGCGGTCAGAACGGTCATTTCGGTTAGCAACACAGGATAGCCGGTATTTACATCTGCCAACAGGCCGAATGCGGTGACGGTTTGTAGCCCGTCTTTGGTATTCTTGGGGTGGCCGTTGACGTATTTAAAGCCATAAACCTCGCCATCCGAAGTTGGCATTAGCTCAATCACGCCTTCCTTTGAATGGCTGGCGATACGTGGGGTTTTGTCGAATAGCTCCCACCGACGAAAGTCGGCTTCGATATATTCGGCAATCCCTGTCAGCATCGGCTCAATACCGATGTGGTGGACCAGCTTCATCATGTCGTCGACGGATACAAAGGGAACGAGGGCTTTGTCTGAAGGTTGCAACATTGTAATCGCTCTTTCTTAATGGGTGCGCTTGGAAAGGTGGATGCCGGCGAGCATACAGCGCACCGAGCCGCCTGCACTTTCCAGTGTAGGGATAGATAAGTGGAGTAGCCGGACCGACCTTTCCAGCTGGTTGATCTGATTGGTGGTCAGGGCGTCAAACGCACATTGTGATAGTGCCAGAACCCGGCCTTCGGGCGAGGACAGCTCAATAGCGTTACCGGCAAAAGCATGGATTTGTGCAGGCGTTAGGTCAATGATTTCGCGATCTGGTTCGCGCAGGCGCCTTGCGATTTCTGCGCGACGATTTGTATCTGGGATCATTTCAAGGCTGATCATCACGATCTTTGTGCCAATCGCCATCAAAACGTTGGTGTGATAGACTGGTACGCCATTCTGATCGACTGCATCGAACACGACCGGCTCGTAGCCAAATTGGGTGCAAAACCGTTCCAGCAAAATCGGATCAGCCCGATGAGAGCGCGCGACATAAGCCACGCGCGTCAGATGATCGATCACCATGGCACCGGTGCCTTCGAGATAAAGGCCATCGGGTTCCAGCCCGGAATAGTCGATGACTTCCTGTACACGGTAATCGCGTTTAAGCAGCTCGATCACATCGGCGCGACGCTCGCGGCGGCGGTTCTGGGCATACATCGGGTAAATTGCGATTGATCCGCCAGCGTGAGTGGAGAACCAGTTGTTCGGAAAAACAGAATCCGGCGTATCAGCGCCGTGATCTTGAAAAACATGGACCTCGATGCCAGCCTCTCGCAGTGTTTCAACTGCTTGATCAAACTCGCTTTGTGCCCGTGCGGCGATGGTGACGGCATCAGTGTCCAATTCGGTTTGAAAGACGTTGTCGCCAGCGGTTTGAGGGTTTGGGTGGAATTGATCTGGACGAATCATAACCACGCTGGAAGGGGCTTGAATGCTCATGTGAAGGCTCTTGTCGGGCGGTCAAAGACGCGGCGGCCAAAGGCCGAGGCTGTCAGATCGACCATCACCTGTGCGGTTTTTCCACGCTCATCAAGGAAAGGGTTGAGTTCGACCAGATCAAGAGAAGTCATCAAGCCGCTGTCGCTGATCATTTCCATAACCAGATGCGCTTCTCGTACAGTTGCACCGCCAGGTACGGTTGTGCCGACTGCAGGGGCGAAAGATGGGTCAAGAAAATCGACGTCCAAAGACACATGTAACGCGCCATTTTGTTGGGCAACGTGCTCCAGAAACGTTGTCAGAGGCCGAGCAATGCCATGTTCATCAATCTGGCGCATGTCGTGATAGCGAATGTCTGTGCTTTGCAGGGCTTCGCGTTCGGCCTGATCAACAGAACGTAAACCGATGATGCAGATGTTTTCTTGTGGAATCGGGTTCGTCACTTCTGGGAAGCCAAAAAATCCTTCTCGACCAGTTACATAGCCCAGTGGCGTGCCGTGCAGGTTGCCCGAGGCGGTTGATTGAGGGGTGTGGAAGTCACTATGTGCATCCAGCCAAAGTACAAACTGCGGGCGTTCAGATTTAGCTGCGTGATTAGCCACTCCGGCTACGGAGCCAAGTGAAAGGCTGTGATCGCCGCCCAGAAAGATTGGCAGACCCTGGTCCATCGCGGCCTCGGCACTGTTAATCAATGCGTTGGTCCAGCCGATGGTCTCTTCTCCGGCGTGAATATGATCTGGCAGATTTTTTGCGTTTGAATTTTCAGTGGCGGCAAGGTTGCCCCAATCCTCGACACGGTAGCCGAGCTCGGACAATGTTTCGGACAGGCCTGCAACACGGTAGGCATCTGGTCCCATGATACAGCCACGGCGGCGTTTGCCGCTGTCGACGGGTGCGCCAATCAGAATGCAGGAATGGGGGGGCATGGTACAATCCTTTTCGAGTGATAATATATAAATACCGCTAAAGCGGTTGCGTTAAAGGCATCATTTTGCACATAATGGAACTGAATTTACCAAAATGAACTTTATAGTGAGCAAAATGGACGATACTGACCAGCAGCTTATCTCAGCACTTCGGCACAATGCGCGGGCTTCTTTGTCTGATCTGGCCATAACGCTGGGAGTGTCGCGGACCACTGTGCGCGGGCGGATTGAGCGACTTAAACAAAATGGTGAGATCGTAGGGTTTACCGTTGTTTTGAAGGGCGAAACCGCGTTGGATCCGGTGCGCGGTTTGATGTCGTTGGGAATTGAAGGGCGCGGAATGGAGAGAATATTGAGGCAACTCAATGGCCTGCGAGAGGTGCGGGCGATTCATACCACCAACGGGCGCTGGGATCTGATCGTCGAGATTGGAACGGCAACACTGGAGCATCTGGATAAGATTCTCGCGCAGATCCGCAAGTTTGACGGGATCGCCAGCTCGGAAACCAGCCTGCTGCTGAGCACACGCAAATCTTCGACTGGTTAGACGCAAATTTGCGTACAACCTGTACCACTTGTACGCGGGTTTGGTACGCAACTCGCAGATCTGGGTCAGGTGCCGAACTCATCGCAGTAGCATTGCCTTAAGAAGGGGCTGCGGCGGGCGAAGATGGAGTTGGCAATTCCGACCCCGGTTAGCTCCCACACTCCATAAGTCGGCTCAGTTTGGTGATTGCGCAAATGAACCATGCCTAGATCGCGGCAGATCTGTTCACCTCCGGCAGAACAGGAGATCGTTCCAATACCATGCAGTAAGACGCCACGGCGGGCTTCGGTCTCCAGAAAATCGATGAAAGATGACAGCAATAGGGTCGTGGCGGCTTGATGGCCTGGACCAACGGCGAGAATGGGGCAGTAGCCAAAGTAAGTGCCGGGCAGAATAGGACGGTGAATGCGGTCAAGCGAAAGCTCGGTTTCAACCAGTTCGCCTGAGCGGAAGCGGGCTTCGTCTTCGGGGATGAGAAAAGGCAGGGCCCATTTAGCCACCATCTGGCCATTACACATGACGGCACACCAGTGATCACGGTGAACCTCGTAGATCGGCCCGAAGATACTTTCGTTGGCCGCAAACTGGGGTGGAACATGCCCCAAAACGTCATCCGCAAATTCGATTGAGGCACGTGCTGCCGTTTTCCACGAGCCATCAAACGCCGTATTCACCGAATGATCATCAAGTAAGTGGTAGGTGTTGTTGTCTGATGGAGAAGAGTGACGCGCCTCCCAATCTGTACGGCAGGCCAGAATGTCGGGAGATGCCCAACCAAGCCGTTCGTTTAGTCTGTGTTCAAGATCACCGCGAATGAAAGAGAGCGAGCGCTCGTATTTGCTGATCGCTTCGATGCTCACCCCTAAAATCTCGGCCAGACCTTCTTGTGTGACACGCCCGTGGGTGCCATTGCGTGCGCGCCAATCTTTTAGTTTGCGGGCAAAGAGAGATGCGTCATGGGCCATGCCATAAGCATGACATCCGCCCTATCACTTCGCCAAGTGAATTCGGGGTGATTTACGGGTTGTTACGGGTTCTACCGGATCGAGGCCGTGGTTTGATGTCCGACACAGGGGCAGGGTGATTGCAGGTTTTCAATCGCAGGAGGCACGCCATGACTCGCCGCATTTCATCGCTGACACAGGTTAGTGTTCTGACCAGTGTTCCGTTTTCTTCAAACCTAAAAGGCGCGCGTTGCCGGCACAATCAACCCGTGGACCCGGATGATTGGTATACAAAGGATCGTCGCCAAAGGGCCAAGCTGTGCCAAAAGATTTGATGAGGCAATCTGATTCGCAGTGACGGATGACTGTTGGATAGTGCTGATCTTAGGCTTCTTGCATAAATGATCTGAAACGGAACCGTCGTGCGTACCTGATCGTGTTGACCATAATCTTAGGTGGTTCATCCAACGGCGGCTAAGCGGGACGAAACCGCCGTTCGCTTTTGCAGATTGAATGTCTGTTTCTGCGTTTTGCGGCCCCGAAGCAGGACCGCAAAACTCTTGTTCAATGTGTTTCAAGCGAGACATAGACATCCATCTCGGCTTCATGGTCGAAGTCACTGAGGTCCATGACTGAAAAGAACATCGCGCAAACGGGCGATTCCATTTCTTTCTTGATAACGTCTTGGTAGTCGTCGCGGCTTCGGAACTGGACGATATCGAGGTAGGTTCCGTCAGACTTGCGAACAAGCTCACGACGCAACACGCCTGCTTCATGCGCGACAAAGTCCTTTTGGAACGCCTTCGAGGCTGCAAGCAGATCGGCCTCAGTTTTACCCTCAGCAAGTTTGATGGGTGCAAGAACAGTAACTGGTGACATCTTTTCTCCTTCAATGGTCGTTGTGTCACGAAGATATTTATTGCTTAATATGACATTTTATGTCGTATTTATGGAATGGCGCGCGCAAATTCATATGATCGGCTCAGACGGCTTGAACTTTTGGCAGCACACCTCAAGCAAGAAGGGTTCAGCACCATCAAGGAGCTGGCTGAATCCCATGATGTAAGCGAGCGCACAATCTCACGCGATTTGCAGCTGATGCGAGACCAGGGCCTCCCAATTGACTCGGATCGCGGACGCGGTGGCGGCGTTCGGCTGGATCGTCACTGGGGCATCGGGCGCCTCAACTTGAGCTACCCTGAAGCGGTCGACCTTCTAATCAGCATTTCCGTTGCCGAGCAGATGAAGTCACCGATTTTCCTTGCGAACCTAGCATCCATCAGACGGCAACTCATCGCCTCATTCTCGGCGGAGAAAAGGGAGAGAGTTGATCGGCTAAAGTCTCGAATACTGATCGGCGAGACGGCTTCGACCTTCGTTCAAGGGTCAGTTGTTTTGGCCGATGGTAAGGCGGTCCAGAAACTGCACCAGGGTTTTCTCGATCAGACAAACGTGAGTATCCGCTATAAGGACGACGATAAGATCACCACCCGCGAGATAGAAGCGCATTACCTTCTACTGAACTATCCGATCTGGTATGTGCTTGCCGTCGATCACCTCCGCGACGCTATGCGAACATTCCGTTGCGATCGGGTCCTAAGCGCTGAGCTCACCGACACGAAGTTTCAGGTTTTGTCGAAGACAAGCTTCGCCCAGTCCTTGGAGGGGAACAAACTGCTGAAATAGAAACGCGGTCATTCAGCACCTGCGCAGCATCCGCCACAATGAGCTCAGAGCGGACCTTTTTACAAGTGCCGCTTGGTCCTTTGGGTCACAACGTGAGGTGTCTGTTTGTCAAGCCACCGAAAGACAGGCGCATTTGGCCTTGTGGTTGATGGCTTGCGATGTGCTGCCTTGCAGGAGTGCGCCGACGTTTCCCAGACCACGGCGACCGGTGACAATCAGGTCTGCGCCGCAGTTTTCGGCATAATTTGTAATGTGGTCGGCGGGGTCACCATTTTTCAGATGTGCCTGCGTAACGTCGATATTGCAGGTTTTTGCGACGGCTTTGCCAGTTTCAAGAATTTTGTTTCCTGCATCCTCGACCTCTTTTGGCGATGGCATGGTCGTGGCAACGTGGTAGCCCGGCACAGCACCCATCGCAAATGCGACTGTTTGGGGTTGGGGGGTATGGATCAGGTGGATCTCAGACGCGTATTTCTGTGCCATGTCACAGGCGACACGCAGCGCATGTTCCGCAGAGTCCGATCCGTCGATTCCAACGACAATATTCTTGAACATATCCTTTCCTCCTTTGATGAAAGCATCCAAAGCATCCAAAGCATCCAAAGCATCCAAAGCATCCAAAGCATACGCTAGACGTATTCTGCCGACATTGACCTGCATCAATAGAGGGAGCTGTCGTTGATTGTGGTTGGTCGGAGTGTCAGGTCACCGAAAGACAGGCGCATTTGGCCTTGTGATTGACGGCTTGTGAGGTGCTGCCTTGGATGAGGGCGCCAAGACTGCCCAAACCACGCCGGCCGGTAACGATCAGGTCGGCCTCGCAGGCCTCGGCATATTCGGTGATCTGGTTGGCTGGGTCACCAGATTTTAAATGTGCTTGCGCAATGTCGACACCGCCGGTCTTTGCAATGGCCTTTCCTGCATCCAAAATCTTGTTACCTGCGGTTTTGACCTCGTCCGAGGTGGGCATGGATGTTGCTGTGTGATAGCCAGTCAGCGCGCCCATCGCAAATGCAACTGTTTGTGGTTGTGGGACATGGATCAGGTGGATTTCGGCCGCAAATTTTTGCGCTAGTTCACAGGCGACGCGCAGCGCATTGTCTGAGATTTCTGATCCGTCAATTCCGACGACAATGGTCTTGAACATAATATCACCCGGTCATTGTAAGTAATGGCAGTATAACCGGCTTTGGTTTTACCGCCACTGATTTAGCTGAACCTTGGGGTGTTGGGTTAGCTGCCTGCCATGCCCGCCAACATGGCAAAGAGCGCAACGATGTGGATGAGCATGATGGCGCGATCGTTCCACAAGATGCCAACCGTGCCCCAGCCTAGAACACCGATCAGGAATAGATAGAGGTTCCACGGTGTCCAGCCAAAGGCGGTGGCGGTGTAGCCCATGATCTGGATAACAGAGGCAAGCCATTTAATGATGAAAGCGATGCGCTCGGAACGGTCGGGGGGGAGGATTTGATCAGACTGCATTGGTCAACCCCCCGTCAACGCGCAGGTTCTGGCCTGTCATGTATGTGCTGCCGGATGACGCCAGATAACCGATTAGCGAGGAGACCTCGGCCACGGTGCCATACCGCCCCATGGGAATGCGGGCTTTGCGGTCATCTGTTTCGGGCAGGCTGTCGATGAAGCCGGGCAAGACATTGTTCATGCGAATCCCCTGGGTGGCATAACGATCAGCGTAGAGTTTGGAGAAGGCGGCGAGGCTGGCACGGAAGACGCCGGAGGTGGGAAACAGTGGATCGGGCTCAAACGCGGCAAAGGTCGAGATGTTGATGATTGATCCACTGCCTTGCCCTTGCATGATTGGTGTGACCAAACGGGTGGGGCGGATGACGTTCATCAGATAGTAGTCCATTCCCAGATGCCAGTCGTCATCCGAGATATCGAGCACGTCCCCCTTGGGGCCATGACCGGCGGAATTGACTAGTACATCAACGCGCCCCCAACGGGATTTTGCGCCCTCGACCAGTGTGGCCAGATCACCAGGGATAAGGTTGGAGCCGGTGACACCAAAACCACCCAGTTCATTGCCCAGGGCCTCGCCCTTGCCGGAGGAGGACAGGATGCCAACCCGAAAACCATCGGCGGCC from Roseovarius sp. EL26 encodes:
- a CDS encoding SDR family oxidoreductase, producing the protein MSVEKVALITAGGSGLGAAAARRLAADGFRVGILSSSGKGEALGNELGGFGVTGSNLIPGDLATLVEGAKSRWGRVDVLVNSAGHGPKGDVLDISDDDWHLGMDYYLMNVIRPTRLVTPIMQGQGSGSIINISTFAAFEPDPLFPTSGVFRASLAAFSKLYADRYATQGIRMNNVLPGFIDSLPETDDRKARIPMGRYGTVAEVSSLIGYLASSGSTYMTGQNLRVDGGLTNAV